The genomic interval CCGGGAAGTAGCGTTGGTGTTCTTTCATTGTTGTAACTAATACTTCATCTGGTAAAGATAAATAATCTTCTTCAAATTTTCCGAAAAGTGCCATTGGATACTCGACAAGATTATTTACTTCTTCGAGCAGCTCCTCGTCAACAGGAATAACCCAATTTTGTTCATTTTCAAAATCATTCAACTGAGTAGTAATCGCTTCTTTACGTTTTACAGGATCAGCTAAAACGAATTGTTCTAATAGTACGGCTTCATATAATGCCGGTGCAGAAATTTCAACTTTCTTACCTAAAAAGCGATGGCCATAGCTATGTGAGTTTGTTGTCACTCCTGCGATTTCAAACGGTATAACATCATTACCGAATAAGGCAACAATCCATTTAATCGGTCGAATATAACGCATTTCCTGACTGCCCCAACGCATGTTTTTAGGAAAGCTTAAGCCAGTTATCAATCCGCGTATATCTGTTAAAAGTGTTTTAGATTCCTGGCCTTTAATGAATTTTTGCACATGTGCATATTCAACACCATTTATTTCTTTAAAGTAAATATCGTCAACTGTTGCTCCTTGACCTTTTGTAAAACCTATCGCTGCTTTTGACCAATTTCCTTCTTGGTCTAATGCAATTTTTTTAGCGGGGCCTTTTGCCTCTTCTTCGATATCAGGTTGTTTTTCGGCTACATCTTTTATTAAAACAGCAAGTCTTCGTGGTGTTGAAAAAGTTTTAACTGCTCCGAAAGCAAGTTGTTTATCTTCTAACCAGTTTGAAAGCTTCTCAGCAAACTGATTCATTGCATCTGTTACATACTGTGCAGGAATTTCTTCTAATCCTATTTCAATCAATAAATCCTGATTACTCATCTTGCGCCTCTCCTTCCTTAATTAACATTGGAAAACCAAGTTTTTCTCTTTCATCATAAAATGTTTTAGCTACTTTTCTGGCTAAATTACGAACACGTCCAATATATCCTGTTCGCTCTGTAACAGAAATAGCACCTTTCGCATCAAGTAAATTAAACGTATGAGAGCATTTTAAGACATAGTCATATGCTGGATGGACAAGACCTTCATCCATTTGACGATTCGCTTCTTTTTCATACGTTGAAAATAGATGAAACAGCATATCAGTATCAGATGTTTCAAAGGTATATTTTGAATGCTCGTATTCAGGCATTAAGAAAATATCACGAACAGTAAAACCATCTGTCCATTCTAAATCAAACACATTTTCTTTATCTTGAATATATGAAGCTAGCCTCTCAATCCCATATGTAATTTCAGCTGAGACAGGTTTACATTCTAATCCGCCAACTTGTTGAAAATAGGTGAATTGTGTAATTTCCATTCCATCAAGCCATACTTCCCAACCTAAACCAGCACAACCAAGTGAAGGATTTTCCCAGTTATCTTCAACAAAACGAATATCATGCTCTAATGGATTAATACCTAAGGCACGTAAAGAATCTAAATATAGTTCTTGAATATTATCTGGAGAAGGCTTCATTATTACTTGGAATTGGTGATGCTGATAGAGTCTGTTTGGATTTTCTCCATAACGTCCATCTGCAGGTCTTCTTGAAGGTTCAACATATGCTACATTCCAAGGCTCAGGTCCAATACTTCTTAAAAATGTATACGGACTCATCGTACCCGCACCTTTTTCTGTATCATACGCTTGCATTAATATACAGCCTTGGTCTGACCAATGTTTTTGCAGCGTTAAAATCATTTCTTGAATGTTCATAAACACATTCCTCCTTATATATTTTGTAAAGCAAGACTTACGCTAAGAAAGCCCTGCTGTGACTTTGCTTGACTTGGACGTACTGTCCTTGGATCTTTACAGGTATTTCCTACTAGTCTCCTATAATGTCAAAGGGATTTACTGCATGTCATTGCAAGGGTTAAATACAAAAAGCTCTCGTCCCTATGCCAAAATAATTGACATAGGGACGAGAGCATACCCGCGGTTCCACCCTAATTGCTTATCACAAAAATGAAAAGCCACTTTAAATAATTGCTCCAGAATGCCTTTCGTTACGAACCAACCCTTAGCTCACACCATCCTAAGGTCGCTTACACTTGGCTATCGTAAGTACTCTTTTCCTTCAACGCATAAATGTTATATTATATTTGCATATTAAGCGAAAAATAGACAGATGTCAACTTTTGATAACATATGTTAATTAATAATCCTAGGACAAATACATATTAATCCTGAATCCATATAGGATTAGTAATCAGAACTACTCTTAATTCAACTTTCTTTTCTGTATAGAATTATTATAGCTTTCCTTTTAAATTATCCAATTGATCTAAAAATCGTTTCGATTTTATCGTAAGTCCTGAATACTCCTGATAATAAGCTTCGATGACAGTTTTAAGCTCCTTTTTCGTTTCAGGCTTAACTGAAATGTTACCTAAACGTTTTAAATCAAAATAATAAAATAAACGTAATAATTTAACTGTCATCTGTGAAATAGGCAATCTGTAAGGATCTTGTTCAAAACATCTATGACACAAAAATCCACCTTCTCGAATTGAAAAGTGAAATGTCCCATCTTTATGTCCACATACTACACAACCATCAAGTTGTGGATGAAGCCCTAGAACACTTAGCATTTTCATTTCAAAAATATTAAGTAAGATATCTGGATCAACATCTTCGTCTAAATAGTGAAGTGTCTGCTTAAGTAATTCAAATAAAAATGGATTTTTCTCAAAGTTTTCTGTGCTTTTATCTAGTAATTCCACTATGTATGATGCGTATGCAGTTAGAAAGATATCCTCACGAATACTTCTTAATGAATAGATTGTTTCACCTTGCTGAAGACTGCCTAATCCAGTTGATTTCTGAAATAAAAATATTCCATACGTAAAAAGTTGGGTAATGGACGTAAGGCGACTATTTGGTTTTTTAGCGCCTCTTGCCATAACCCCAACTTTTCCGAGTTCTCGAGTATATATAGTGATAATTTTGTTTGTTTCACCGTAATCCGTTGAACGTATTACAATGCCTTCACATTTTTGAAGCAAAATCTCCCTCACCTTCCAAGGTTCAGGCAAGATCAAAAAATTGGAAAATCCATTTCAGCTAGTTCATCATCTTGAGAATCGGGTCCGTCATCATTCTCCTTTTCTAATTCTTTAAAAAGAAGATACGTATCAATACTACCTGTTTGCGAAAACACTTTCCAGGTAAAATCCAACATATAAACCCCACCTTTCAGTAGTTAAGACTAGCAAACATCTATCCAATTTCTTTATAGTTATCTTGACCTTCTCTTCTCCAATTCATGTCAAAC from Metabacillus sediminilitoris carries:
- the glyQ gene encoding glycine--tRNA ligase subunit alpha, coding for MNIQEMILTLQKHWSDQGCILMQAYDTEKGAGTMSPYTFLRSIGPEPWNVAYVEPSRRPADGRYGENPNRLYQHHQFQVIMKPSPDNIQELYLDSLRALGINPLEHDIRFVEDNWENPSLGCAGLGWEVWLDGMEITQFTYFQQVGGLECKPVSAEITYGIERLASYIQDKENVFDLEWTDGFTVRDIFLMPEYEHSKYTFETSDTDMLFHLFSTYEKEANRQMDEGLVHPAYDYVLKCSHTFNLLDAKGAISVTERTGYIGRVRNLARKVAKTFYDEREKLGFPMLIKEGEAQDE
- the recO gene encoding DNA repair protein RecO: MLQKCEGIVIRSTDYGETNKIITIYTRELGKVGVMARGAKKPNSRLTSITQLFTYGIFLFQKSTGLGSLQQGETIYSLRSIREDIFLTAYASYIVELLDKSTENFEKNPFLFELLKQTLHYLDEDVDPDILLNIFEMKMLSVLGLHPQLDGCVVCGHKDGTFHFSIREGGFLCHRCFEQDPYRLPISQMTVKLLRLFYYFDLKRLGNISVKPETKKELKTVIEAYYQEYSGLTIKSKRFLDQLDNLKGKL
- a CDS encoding YqzL family protein produces the protein MLDFTWKVFSQTGSIDTYLLFKELEKENDDGPDSQDDELAEMDFPIF